Part of the Paludisphaera borealis genome, GCCGAGCAGCAAAAGGCCGAGCGGACCGTAGATCCTCTCAATCGCTACCTCGCCGGCCGCAACGCCGAGCTGCTGGAACTCGAAGCCTCCGCGGTCAAGTTCGAGCAGCTCGCGACCGCGGGCTCCACTCCATCGCTCGAAAGCCAGCGCACCCTGGCGGTGCGGGCGGGGATCAGCCTGGCGAAGATCAAGGCGCTGCTCGACGACGGCAGCTTCAGCCCCTCCGACCTGATCCTGCTCAACACCGACTACCGGAGAATCGGCCCCGAACGCGAGAAGCTCCGCCGCAATGAGCTGGCCGCCGTCGAGAGGCTGGTGCGCGACTACGCGAACGCGTTGACCAGCGCCGAATTGGAGCTGATCGAAGACTCGCTGCTCGACCAGGTTGAGCGTGAGAACCTCCTCGACGCGCTGCCGCCGGCGCGGCACGCCAAGGCCGAGGCGGAAGTCGCGAAGCTGGAGGTCAAGCATCGGGCGCTGTTGGAGCGGCGTCGCGACGCGCTGCGCGACCTGTACGGCGGCGTTTCCGAGACGCTCGACCAGATCAACCGCCGGCTCGACCTCCTCGACGAGGAATACACCTTCATCCGCACCCACCTGTTCTGGATTCGCGACCAGGACCCCATCAACCTGGCCACGATCGGCCGCGGCGCGGGCGAGCTTCAGAGGCTGGCCAAGGTGTCGTTCGGACTGGCCAAGGAGACGACGACGCCGAAATCGTGGCGGCGGCTCACTCCCGAGTTTCTGGCCGCGGGCCTGCTCGCGCTGGTGCTCCCGCTGGGGATCTTTCGTCTGCGAGGCGTCTTGAAGCAGCGTCTCCTGCATGCGCTGCCGCCCGCGCGGCTGCACGGCGATTCGGCCCGAAGCACCGTCAAAGTGGACATGAATCCGGTGGTCCAACAGAGCTGAGCCGAGACCGGGGCCGAGCCGAAGACCGTCGACGTCGAGACCTTGAACCTACCGCGAGGACGTGAGCCGTGAAGCGAGCACTGAGATCGCTCTTGTTGGGATTGGTCTGGGCGTCGATCTGGCCGAGCTATCTCGCCGTGCTGGCCCTGGCCGCCAGCCTGGGGCCGTGGCCGAGGAGCACGGGCGTCTTGGCTGCGACGATTCTCAACGCGCTGGCTCTGGGCCTGTTGGCGCGCGGCGTGTTGACCTGGTTCTTCAAGCCCGAGGGGTGGGCCGAGCGCTACCTGGAGATGCCCCCTTCGGCGTCGCGCCAGTTCCGAGGCGCGGGCCGGGTCTTGACGCTCGCCGCGATGGCCATGCTCGTGCCCGCCTACCTGTTCCTCCACGGCGAGATCTCGCACGACGGTCGCGCGCTGACCGCGCCGGCGCTCGCCCGGTTCTTGATCCTCGGCTTCGAGATTCTCGTGCTGGCGTCGATGATCTACCACCTCCGGCCGTCCTCGGCGCTGATGCTCTGGATCAACCCGGACGTACCGACCGAACCGCCCGCCTCGGCCGACGTGAAAGCCGCGCATCCTGCTTCGCCGGTGATCTCGATCACGAGGTCGCCGCTCGGCGCGGTCGATTCCGCGTGGGCGACGTGGTTCTGCCGACGGGCCCGGACGATCAACCGGCTGATCATCGCCTACGTCGCGATCATCATCCTCTTCGACTACAACGGTTACACCTTCGCCGCCCGTCGGCTGACCCTCGGCGGGGTGGAGAGTCTGGTCGTCTTCATGATCGCCTGGGGCGTGCACCGTGTGATCGGCCGGGTGATCGCCTGGCGGGCCCGCTCGGGCCTGCTCACGTACCGCATCTGGTCGTGGACGGGCGCCGCGTCGTTGCTCTCGAACCGCCAACAACGGGGCGCCTCCGGCGCGACGGCTCCGCGCGCCGGCACCGTCGACGTGGTCGCCGACGAGGGGGAATGGGCTGTCCGCCTGGCCCGGCTCTCGACGTTCACGATCCTCGCGATCGGCCTGGCGACGCTCGGCTGGATCTGGGGGATCGATCCGACGCTCTTGAAAATCCTCTCCGAAAGGCAGCTCTGGACCGTGTCGGACGGCTCACCCGAGCGCATGCCCGTGGTCCTGGGCGACGTCGTCAAGGGGATGACGGCCATCCTGGCCGGTGCCGCGCTCTGGCGGTACATGACCACTCTGTTCTCCTTCACCCTGTTCCGCAAGATGCCTGACGACCCGGGCATCCGGTTCGCCGTCGTGACCCTCTGCCGCTACGTCGCGCTCGGGGTGGCGGTGATCGTCGCGCTCGAATCGGTCCACCTGGGCCTCGCCCAGATCGGCGTGATCCTCGCCGCGCTCGGCGTCGGCTTGGGATTCGGCTTGCAGGAGATCGTCTCCAACTTCGTCTGCGGCATCATCCTGCTTTTGGAGCGGCCGATCCGGATCGGCGATATCGTCACCGTCGGCGAAACCACCGGAAAAGTCGATCGGATCAACATCCGAGCCACCATGATCATCAACGGCGACAACCAGTGCATGATCGTCCCGAACCGCGAGTTCATCACCGGCAAGCTCGTCAACTGGACGCATAAAGACAAGATCATGCGCGTGTCGATCAAGCTGAGCGTGGCGCACGACTCGAACGTCGACCAGGTGGTCAAGCTGCTGCTGACGATCGCGCAGAGCGATTTCGACGTCCTGTCCAAGCCCGCGTCCTCGGCCTTGCTGGAGGAGATCGGCGAGATGGGCCTGAAGTTCGGCCTCTACGCGTTCGTCGCCGACCCCGGCCTGGTGGGGGGGACGAAGCACCGGATCAGCAAGGCGATCCAGGAGCGGTTCGCCCAGGCCGGCATCGTGATCTCCAGCCCGATCCGCGAGATCACCCTGGCCGGCATCCCCGACGAGCTGACCCGCATCCTCGACGTCCCCCGGTGGGCGCAGATGGTCGGCGGCCGGGTCGACCCCGGCGCCGACGGGTCGCCCCCGCCGCACGTCGTCGACGCCCCGGTCGTCGCCGACCGCAGAGTCTCCCAGAACTAGTCGTCGCCGATCCGTGGCTTGGGCGGGTCGGGATCGACCGACATCCAGGGAAAGATCGCGGCTCGCTGATATTTACGCTTCATCGCGGCATGATGGGCCGAGAGCCGCTCCCAATCGTCCCTCCAGCGGATCGCCTCGTCCAGGTCCTCCCGGGTCCGCGACGTCTTGTCCAGGGGGGGCATCGAGCATCGTCAGCGACAGCTCCCGATCCATTTTGAACAGGCCTTGGTAGGCTTGGGATAGGCTGTGCGAGTCTTTGGATCGCAGCTCCGCAGTGTGGGGTTCGACCCTCGCGAATACTTCCTCGATCTTCTTCTTCAGCGCTTCGTCTTCGGACGAGGCCTGTGCCGCGAGGTGGCGGGAGGCCAGCGCCTCCTCGGCCGCTGTCTCTTCTTTCAGGGCGTGGAGCCGGGCCCTCGCGCGATAGTCGCTCGATCGCGACCACGCCACGCAGCCCCCGAGAAGCAGGCCCACGAGGGCGACGTGCAGGAGTATATCCTTCAGCGTGTAGCGGCGACGCAAGGGGTTGGCGGAGGCCGGATGACAAGGTTCGTCGTCGAGCATGCCGTTCCTCACAAAAAAATAGCCGACCAGCAAACGTCGCAGCCGCTTCGAAGGGGCAGTTCGCCCAGGTCTCGGGAGGCTGTCGGCATCCACCGGATCTCGTCGCAAGCCAACCGGCGGCTCTACTGCGGTTTCTCGGGGGATTCCTGTCCAAGGTACTTCGCGTTGATGGCTTTGAGCTGCTTGTCGGATGCGACGTGCGCCTCCGCAAGGTAGTAGTCTCGAAGGCGGTCTTGATACTCCCCGTCCAGGATGAGCGCGGCGATCCTCAAGCGTTCCGCCTGCTCCTTCGGGGGCAGGTTGGGCCACGCCTCCTTCATGAGAGTCGGCAAGGCTTCGAGCGATTCGTCGTGGGCGTGCTTGAGGGACTTCTCGGCGTCCTCACCCTGTTCAGGGCGGCTGTCAAACAGGGCCACGATTCGCTCATAAATCGAGTTATACGATTCTCGTTCGTTTATGAGAAAGGACCTCACCCTTCGGGCGAGGTTGCCGGATTCGTTACCCGCGGACTGGGCCTTGCGAAGAAGTCCCTCAGTGACGGAGTGGAACGCTTCGGGCGACCCCGGTTCGGGCTCTTTTCGGGGCGTCAAAGCCTGAATCGC contains:
- a CDS encoding mechanosensitive ion channel domain-containing protein, coding for MKRALRSLLLGLVWASIWPSYLAVLALAASLGPWPRSTGVLAATILNALALGLLARGVLTWFFKPEGWAERYLEMPPSASRQFRGAGRVLTLAAMAMLVPAYLFLHGEISHDGRALTAPALARFLILGFEILVLASMIYHLRPSSALMLWINPDVPTEPPASADVKAAHPASPVISITRSPLGAVDSAWATWFCRRARTINRLIIAYVAIIILFDYNGYTFAARRLTLGGVESLVVFMIAWGVHRVIGRVIAWRARSGLLTYRIWSWTGAASLLSNRQQRGASGATAPRAGTVDVVADEGEWAVRLARLSTFTILAIGLATLGWIWGIDPTLLKILSERQLWTVSDGSPERMPVVLGDVVKGMTAILAGAALWRYMTTLFSFTLFRKMPDDPGIRFAVVTLCRYVALGVAVIVALESVHLGLAQIGVILAALGVGLGFGLQEIVSNFVCGIILLLERPIRIGDIVTVGETTGKVDRINIRATMIINGDNQCMIVPNREFITGKLVNWTHKDKIMRVSIKLSVAHDSNVDQVVKLLLTIAQSDFDVLSKPASSALLEEIGEMGLKFGLYAFVADPGLVGGTKHRISKAIQERFAQAGIVISSPIREITLAGIPDELTRILDVPRWAQMVGGRVDPGADGSPPPHVVDAPVVADRRVSQN